The proteins below are encoded in one region of Helianthus annuus cultivar XRQ/B chromosome 2, HanXRQr2.0-SUNRISE, whole genome shotgun sequence:
- the LOC110891319 gene encoding uncharacterized protein LOC110891319, translated as MDERKKSEGGVHAGRYKPPFSSASFQGLASRVVNIEGKTLMPRRGFFPSTNHEQGKFNVIDELTKITVPVSEGSVQHEQKSDDVPSQNKVDDVTKPVSYAESVINANNRKINFRSLASSDRRDDCDVVLPKDSVRVVTDKLANTLYGYFLGDRIAYPVVDYFVKNNWKKYGLQKSMMNANGFFFFKFADRSGMMSVLEEGPWIIRSQPLFLCEWNPSTKLVKSEVKKVQLWVKIHDVPLAAYTEDGLSLIATAIGEPKLLDSYTTSMCLDSWGRISYARALTEVSADKNLKEEITMAVPDLQGEGYVKETMYVEYEWSPHRCSLCCVFGHADDHCPKQPRKMVKQNYEDKQNKPFDAGKRYDKRPVVDEEGYTGVQSKKAARKAGFPVNKPKTKFEYRPVGPKPKEASNKSEPSNSVFSQNPFSVLNNVDNLEVGESSKGRGGEQQLSDDEEVIEVYNETDEFIMEGTNNPHKKQGASTPSQGVSNVLESHMDVDNLRKVRNSVFCRWEWTSNGGICDKGTRIIIGWNPDIFDIMVLAQTPQMVGDKSWIIMGDFNSALHLEDKSLGASSISTGMRDFQACVSEIEVMDINQSGFHYTWNQKPKRGVGLLKKLDRVMGNTSFITDFPNVMAVFYPYRLSDHSPCDGWEMNVNGVHQFRVVKKLKCLKSPLRALLFNQGNLHKKVADLRDSLDDIQAKIDKDPMNSDFRTLETKLNAELQVASLDEEGFLKQKSKMEWLRAGDSNTAFFHASVKSRNHRSRIQMVTDVNGEVYEGDSVQLAFVKHYEVFLGSQDELSMNPTPDLFTKCVNPSDAEHMIRPVTVEEVKKAMFSIGNDKAPGPDGFTAAFFKVAWPIVGNDVSLAVVDFFNTGKLLGQLNHTLIALVPKKLSPLTVTDYRPIACCNVLFKCVSKIIVDRIKDVLHQVVSINQSAFVPGRKITDNILLTQELMHNYHRNSGPPRCAFKVDIQKAYDTVDWCFLKNVLLGFGFKSRMVEWIMMCVSTTTFSLCVNGNVYGYFKGKRGLRQGDPLSPYLFTLVMEILTCILQRATRLDNSFKFHNKCEKQRIINLCFADDLFLFARWDINSVQCIMNSLSNFTNMSGLVPSIQKSTGFFCNVPDHVKNHILSFLPFVEGTLPVKYLGVPLISSGLVYKDCSVLVERLDQRISNWKNKLLSFTGRLQLINSVLSSMHIYWSSVFILPVRITLELVARMRNFLWSSDGSFHKGFSLNNSVQEVYVNGTWGWPVAWRDMFPVLIQLDSIHLMPNTPDRLMWKDGNDLVEHSSSQVWHSIRRRAEEVDWVKLVWFPQCIPKHAFLMWLVIRRKLLTQDKILQWDFTRRKNMNMMCCLLCYANVDAHDHLFFDCNYATQVWIKIRDKGGMSSVGPAWNAIIDWLGARANSKSAINFISRLIVAAAVYFVWQERNARLFRNQNRPPDALANLILQTVRYKLIGVKFKECNRVRRLLEAWEIYNNLDD; from the exons ATGGATGAACGTAAGAAATCGGAGGGGGGTGTGCATGCTGGTCGTTATAAGCCGCCATTCTCATCTGCATCGTTCCAGGGTTTAGCTTCAAGAGTTGTTAACATTGAGGGCAAAACTCTAATGCCGCGGCGGGGGTTTTTTCCTTCTACTAATCATGAGCAGGGTAAGTTTAATGTGATTGATGAGTTGACTAAAATTACTGTTCCAGTTTCTGAGGGATCTGTTCAGCATGAGCAAAAATCTGATGATGTGCCGAGTCAAAACAAGGTTGATGATGTGACTAAACCTGTTTCATATGCTGAATCGGTGATTAATGCTAATAATCGGAAGATAAATTTTAGATCGCTTGCTAGTTCTGATCGACGTGACGATTGTGATGTGGTTCTACCGAAAGATTCTGTTCGAGTTGTCACGGACAAACTTGCTAATACGTTGTATGGGTATTTCCTGGGAGATCGGATCGCTTATCCGGTGGTTGATTACTTCGTGAAGAATAACTGGAAAAAGTATGGGCTGCAAAAATCCATGATGAACGCTAAcggttttttctttttcaagtttgctGATCGGTCGGGTATGATGTCCGTTCTTGAGGAGGGTCCATGGATTATTAGGTCTCAACCTTTGTTTTTATGTGAATGGAATCCGAGTACTAAGCTGGTTAAGTCAGAGGTGAAGAAAGTCCAGTTATGGGTTAAAATTCATGATGTCCCTCTAGCCGCTTATACAGAGGATGGCCTTAGCTTGATTGCCACAGCAATTGGTGAACCAAAGTTGCTTGACTCATATACCACTTCGATGTGCTTGGATTCTTGGGGTCGGATCAGTTATGCAAGGGCCTTGACTGAAGTGTCGGCTGATAAAAATCTCAAAGAGGAAATCACAATGGCTGTCCCGGACCTTCAAGGTGAAGGGTATGTTAAGGAGACCATGTACGTAGAATATGAATGGAGCCCTCATAGGTGTTCTCTGTGTTGTGTTTTTGGCCATGCAGATGATCATTGCCCAAAACAACCAAGAAAGATGGTTAAACAAAACTATGAGGATAAGCAAAACAAACCGTTTGATGCTGGTAAACGTTATGACAAAAGGCCGGTTGTTGATGAGGAAGGATATACGGGTGTTCAATCGAAGAAAGCGGCTCGAAAGGCTGGCTTTCCAGTCAACAAGCCAAAAACAAAATTCGAATATAGGCCGGTGGGCCCAAAACCGAAGGAAGCTAGTAATAAATCGGAGCCGTCTAATTCAGTATTCTCTCAAAACCCGTTTTCTGTGCTAAATAATGTTGATAACTTGGAAGTTGGGGAATCTAGTAAAGGTAGAGGTGGTGAACAGCAATTGTCGGATGATGAGGAAGTTATTGAAGTTTACAACGAAACGGATGAATTTATCATGGAAGGTACTAATAACCCGCATAAAAaacaaggggcaagcactccttctcaAGGGGTTTCCAATG TTCTTGAGTCGCATATGGATGTGGATAATCTTAGGAAGGTTCGTAATTCAGTTTTCTGTCGATGGGAATGGACTTCGAATGGAGGTATTTGTGATAAGGGTACGCGTATTATCATAGGGTGGAACCCGGATATTTTCGATATAATGGTTTTGGCTCAAACCCCTCAG ATGGTTGGTGACAAATCTTGGATTATTATGGGTGATTTCAACTCGGCTTTGCATCTAGAGGATAAATCTTTGGGGGCGTCTTCTATCTCAACTGGTATGCGTGATTTCCAAGCGTGTGTGTCGGAGATTGAAGTTATGGATATTAATCAGTCAGGTTTTCATTACACATGGAATCAAAAGCCGAAGAGGGGTGTGGGTCTTCTCAAGAAACTGGATCGTGTGATGGGTAATACGTCGTTTATTACTGATTTCCCTAATGTTATGGCTGTGTTTTACCCTTACAGGTTGTCGGATCATTCGCCATGT GATGGTTGGGAGATGAATGTAAATGGGGTTCACCAGTTTCGAGTTGTGAAAAAACTCAAGTGCTTAAAGAGTCCTTTGCGTGCCTTACTATTTAATCAGGGTAATCTTCATAAAAAGGTGGCTGACTTAAGGGATAGTCTTGATGATATTCAGGCTAAAATTGACAAGGACCCGATGAATTCCGATTTCCGTACCCTAGAGACAAAACTAAATGCTGAATTACAGGTTGCCTCTCTTGATGAGGAAGGATTCTTGAAACAAAAGTCTAAGATGGAGTGGTTGAGAGCAGGTGATTCAAACACTGCTTTTTTTCATGCTTCCGTGAAAAGTAGGAACCATCGAAGCAGAATTCAAATGGTTACGGACGTGAATGGAGAGGTGTATGAAGGTGATTCGGTTCAGCTTGCTTTTGTTAAACATTATGAAGTATTTTTGGGGAGCCAAGATGAGCTTTCTATGAATCCTACTCCTGATTTATTCACTAAGTGTGTGAACCCCTCTGATGCTGAACATATGATTCGGCCTGTTACTGTCGAAGAGGTGAAGAAAGCTATGTTCTCTATTGGTAATGACAAGGCCCCAGGCCCGGATGGATTCACGGCTGCGTTTTTTAAAGTTGCATGGCCGATTGTTGGGAATGATGTTTCCTTGGCAGTTGTTGATTTCTTTAACACAGGTAAATTACTTGGCCAGCTTAACCACACTCTTATTGCTCTTGTACCGAAGAAGCTCTCTCCGCTCACAGTTACAGATTATCGGCCAATAGCCTGTTGTAATGTCTTGTTCAAGTGTGTGAGTAAGATTATTGTGGATAGAATAAAGGATGTGCTTCATCAAGTTGTTAGTATAAATCAGTCTGCATTTGTTCCTGGTAGGAAAATTACAGACAACATCCTTCTTACTCAAGAACTAATGCATAACTATCATCGTAATTCAGGCCCCCCTCGGTGTGCTTTTAAAGTGGACATTCAGAAAGCTTATGATACGGTTGATTGGTGTTTCCTGAAAAATGTTTTGCTTGGTTTTGGTTTTAAATCAAGGATGGTGGAATGGATCATGATGTGTGTTTCGACCACTACCTTCTCATTATGTGTTAATGGGAATGTTTATGGTTATTTCAAGGGTAAGCGTGGTCTTCGGCAGGGTGACCCTCTTTCTCCTTATCTTTTCACGCTTGTTATGGAGATTCTGACATGCATTCTTCAGCGGGCCACTAGACTTGATAACTCTTTCAAGTTCCATAATAAATGTGAGAAGCAGCGTATTATTAACTTGTGCTTTGCTGATGACTTGTTCTTATTTGCTAGATGGGACATTAATTCGGTTCAGTGTATCATGAATTCTCTCTCTAATTTTACGAACATGTCTGGTTTAGTGCCTAGCATTCAAAAAAGCACGGGGTTCTTTTGCAATGTGCCTGATCACGTCAAAAATCATATATTGAGCTTCTTGCCTTTTGTTGAAGGTACGTTACCGGTTAAGTATTTGGGAGTCCCCCTCATATCGTCAGGTCTTGTGTACAAAGATTGTAGTGTTCTTGTTGAAAGATTGGACCAACGGATCTCTAATTGGAAGAATAAGCTTCTTTCCTTTACGGGCAGGTTACAACTTATTAATTCTGTTCTTTCTTCCATGCATATCTACTGGTCTTCGGTGTTTATTCTTCCTGTTCGTATCACACTTGAGCTGGTAGCTAGAATGCGAAACTTTCTTTGGTCGTCTGATGGTTCATTCCATAAGG GTTTTTCTCTTAACAATTCGGTTCAGGAGGTTTATGTCAATGGGACTTGGGGATGGCCAGTGGCGTGGAGGGACATGTTTCCAGTCTTAATACAACTGGATAGTATTCATTTGATGCCTAATACTCCGGATCGTCTAATGTGGAAAGATGGTAATGATTTAGTTGAGCATTCTTCATCCCAGGTTTGGCATTCGATTAGGCGTCGAGCTGAAGAGGTGGATTGGGTTAAACTTGTTTGGTTCCCTCAGTGCATTCCTAAGCATGCTTTTCTTATGTGGCTTGTCATTCGTCGTAAACTTTTGACGCAAGACAAGATTCTCCAATGGGATTTCACGAGAAGAAAGAATATGAATATGATGTGCTGTCTCTTGTGCTATGCTAATGTTGATGCTCACGACCATCTGTTTTTTGATTGCAATTATGCTACTCAAGTTTGGATCAAGATTCGTGATAAAGGAGGGATGAGCTCGGTGGGCCCGGCATGGAACGCTATTATTGACTGGTTGGGGGCTAGGGCTAATTCTAAGTCAGCAATTAACTTTATTAGCAGGCTCATAGTTGCTGCTGCTGTTTATTTCGTGTGGCAGGAGCGGAATGCTAGGCTATTCAGAAACCAGAATAGACCTCCAGATGCTTTGGCTAATTTAATTTTGCAAACTGTTCGATATAAACTAATTGGAGTCAAGTTTAAGGAGTGCAACAGGGTGCGAAGACTATTGGAAGCTTGGGAAATCTACAACAACTTGGACGATTAA
- the LOC110891338 gene encoding uncharacterized protein LOC110891338 yields MNASGFFFFKFADENGMMNAMKEGPWIIRSQPLFLNVWSPSSKLEKKEVKTVQLWVKIHEVPLAAYTEDGLSMIATAIGKPIALDTYTTSMCLDSWGRSSFARALVEISADNDLKEEIVIAVPDLEGDGFAKVKLFVEYEWSPHRCSLCKVFGHNDGDCPRQIRQVTKAPASVPKVHKAPNSKGTTKKPVVDKDGFTDVEARKTAKRTGFPVNKQKQRFEYRPVGLKTSGEPNKSAPSSSFFSRNPFDVLNDSSNDHEAGGSGAGDTKDDSDDDEVQEVYNETDEFLVNDASKPVTKQGASTPFSAVNNG; encoded by the coding sequence ATGAATGCTAGtggttttttctttttcaagtttgctGATGAGAATGGTATGATGAATGCTATGAAAGAAGGTCCTTGGATCATTCGATCACAACCGCTTTTTCTGAATGTATGGTCTCCATCCTCGAAACTGGAAAAGAAGGAAGTTAAAACGGTGCAGCTTTGGGTTAAAATTCACGAGGTTCCTCTTGCGGCATATACAGAGGATGGCTTAAGCATGATTGCAACGGCCATTGGTAAACCAATAGCTTTAGATACATATACTACCTCAATGTGCTTAGATTCATGGGGTCGGAGCAGCTTTGCGAGAGCTCTAGTAGAAATCTCGGCAGACAATGACCTCAAGGAGGAGATCGTGATTGCTGTTCCAGATTTGGAAGGGGATGGGTTTGCTAAGGTAAAGTTGTTTGTGGAATATGAATGGAGCCCTCATCGATGCTCTCTTTGCAAGGTTTTTGGGCATAATGATGGGGATTGTCCGAGGCAAATCAGACAGGTTACGAAGGCTCCGGCCAGTGTTCCAAAAGTTCATAAAGCTCCTAATTCTAAAGGGACTACGAAAAAACCAGTGGTAGACAAAGACGGGTTCACGGATGTGGAAGCTAGGAAAACGGCAAAGAGAACTGGGTTTCCGGttaacaaacaaaaacaaagatttgAGTACCGTCCGGTTGGGTTAAAAACCAGTGGAGAACCGAATAAATCAGCCCCATCTTCGAGTTTCTTCTCAAGGAACCCCTTTGATGTGTTAAACGACTCGAGTAATGACCATGAAGCTGGTGGAAGCGGAGCAGGGGACACGAAAGATGACTCGGATGATGATGAGGTCCAGGAGGTCTACAACGAGACGGATGAATTTCTTGTTAATGACGCGAGTAAACCTGTAACTAaacaaggggcaagcactccttttTCAGCGGTTAATAATGGTTAG